The sequence TGTGACAAATGCTTCAGCCGAAGTACAAACCTCATTAGGCACCGAACGCACACGGGTGAGAAACCATTTGTCTGCAGTGTGAAAAAGCTTTTAGTGGGAAATCCGATCTTACTAGCCACCAGAGAACTCATAATGGTGAAAGACCCTACAAATGTAATAAGTGTGAGAAAACTTACCCACACCAGTGAGCCTTCATTGTTCATAAAACAGTACATACTGGGGAGAAGCCCTATGTGCGGTGCCTATGAGAAATGCTTTGCCCAGAAATCAGATCTTATTGTACACCAGATAGTCCACACAGGTGAGAAGCCATATAAATGCTTGGAACATATGAGAAGTTTTACCTGGAGTGCCAACCTCATCAGGCACCAAGCAACTCACACTCACACTTTTAAATGCCTTGAATATGAGAAGAGCTTCAGCTGTAGTTCAGACCTTATTGTTCATCAAAGAATTCACATGGAAGAGAAACCGCATCAGTGGTCTGCATGTGAGAGTGGCTTCCTCCTAGGCATGGACTTCATTGCCCAACAGAAAATGAGAACTCAGACAGAGGAGCTGCATTATAAATACAGTGTCTGTGATGAAAGCTTTCATCAGAGCTCAGCCCTTCTTCAACATCAGACAATCCACATTGGTGAAAAACCATATATCTCTAATGTGGCTGAGAAAGGTCTTGAGCTCAGCCCTCCCCATGTATCAGAATCCTCACAGATGTCTTGACCAGACAAGAAGTTattataccattaaaaaaatatatgtatttacaatGTAAGAGAACTCATTTAAGATGGAGAACTCAAAGCAAATCTCAGACTTTCCTCAGAGCTCAGACTTTATTGGGGACCAGAAAATCTGTAGTTGTAGGAACTCGACAAATTGTTTGACCAGAGAGCTGTCTTTACAGAACTGTATCAATCACTCCAgtgagaaaccttacaaatgccTTGAGTTTTTGGAAAACCTCAGTCCAAGCTCATGTCTGATCACCCACAAGAAGATTTATACAGGTGGGAAACTTACAAGTTCAGTGAATGTGAGAAAGCTCTCTAGCAATGCTCACCTCTCCTCATTCCAAGAGAATTCAGATCAGAggatgatatttttttaatgccctGTGAAACAGTGCTTCAGACAATATGCACATCTCATTGGACGACAGAAAGCCCCACTGGAAAGAAACCCCAACAGTTGTGAAAAAGCCTCTTAATATAACTGTGACTTTATTACCTATCAGAGAAGCCATACTGGTGAAAATTTGTGTATATGCCTTGAATGTGGCAAAAACATTAAGTGGAGAGCCTTCTTGGGTTtgcaaccccccccccaaaaaaaaatctgatgaagGACCTTATGAATTATCTGAATGAGAAAAACTTCTATCAATGATCAGTTCTTGTACACCAGGGAACTTGTATAAGTGAAAGACCCTATAAATAACCCTAAGTCTAGGGGGAGGGGAAAAGTCCTTGCAGGAAATCTCTACCTTATTGGGCCCCAAAGAACTACTCTGGAGAGCATTTTGTAGACCTCTATGGAGGTCTAACTGTGGACTGTGTACGTTTAATAGGTACGAGAAGAACTGTTCTCATAGTTAGTTGACCCCTGTAGTAGAGATGACTTTTAATGGAGTCGACATGCAAACCGTTTTGTTCAGATACCCAGAAACTTGTTCTGGGAAGAGCTAGGGCAGGTGAGAGTAGGCCTGATGGGTAACTCAGGTAAAGATGCTTTTCTTTTATCTGAACCACTGAATGATTGctttactttcagtttttaaaatttggaactCCAATAAAAGAAAGGACTGtaattgaaaaaagaagaaaaaaagttggGCTTTCGTAAAATAACTGTTCGAAAACTTAGGACATATTCTTAAAACCATCTACATAAACAGCATTcataattttaagataataattgaaatttaatttatatacagaagaAGTACACAAATCATGAGTGTACATTTAAGTAAACATTCAGACAATGAACACAACCGTGTAAGTACCACCAGTTCAACAAATAGAGTATTTCCAGAAAGTTAGAAGCAATTCTCATGCTCCCTTCAACTTACgagcttttcatttattttataaaagtaaaggTTGCTCTGACCTTTAGCCCACCATAATATATGTtcctgaaatttatataaatcaaataataaaaaagcatTCTATTCTGGTTTTTGCtcaaatttacatttttgaagtcttatttttgctcttaTGAATGTAGTTTTTTATTAGtaatctcattcatttattcatattagTGTTGATGGCCATTAGAGTTGTTTGCTGCTTCGGGATattacacatcagttcagttcagttcagtcactcagtcatgtccaattcttggtgaccccatggactgcagcacgccaggcctctctgtccatcaccggctcctggagcttactcaaactcatgtccattcagtctgtgatgccatccaactatcgcATtcttggtcatccccttctcctgccttcagtcttccccagcatcagggtctttccaaatgaatcaactgttcgcatcaggtggcagaagtattggagtgtcagcttcagcatcagtccttccaatgaatattcaggactgatttcctttaggatggactggttggatctccttgcagtccaagggactctcaagagtcttctccaacaccacagtttaaaagcatcaattctttggtgctcaactttctttattgtccaaatctcacatccatacatgactactggaaaaaccatagccttgactagatgggcttttgttagcaaagtaatgtctctgctttttactatggtgtgtaggttggtcataactttccttccaaggagtaagcgtcttttaatttcatggctgcaatcaccatctgcagtgattttggagctcagaaaaataaagtcagccactgtttccccgtctatttgccatgaaatgatgggaccaggtgccatgatcttagttttctgaatgttgagctttaagccaactttgtcactctcctctttcactttcatcaagaggctcttttgttcctcttcactttctgccataggggttatgtcatctgcatatctgaggttactgatatttctcccagcaatcttgattccagcttgtgcttcagcccagcgtttctcatgatgtactctgcatagaagttaaataagcaggtgacaatatacagccttgccatactcattttcctatttggaaccaatctgttgttccatg is a genomic window of Bos indicus isolate NIAB-ARS_2022 breed Sahiwal x Tharparkar chromosome 16, NIAB-ARS_B.indTharparkar_mat_pri_1.0, whole genome shotgun sequence containing:
- the LOC139176326 gene encoding zinc finger protein 322-like, whose amino-acid sequence is MCERTHTGEKTCRLLCVRKPSSKAQILFHIRGFTVNEKPYKCSKCEKSFWHHLALSGHQRMHAGKKLYTCYICGKNFGQSSDLLVHQRSHTGEKLYLCSECDKCFSRSTNLIRHRTHTGEKPFVCSVKKLLVGNPILLATRELIMVKDPTNVISVRKLTHTSEPSLFIKQYILGRSPMCGAYEKCFAQKSDLIVHQIVHTGEKPYKCLEHMRSFTWSANLIRHQATHTHTFKCLEYEKSFSCSSDLIVHQRIHMEEKPHQWSACESGFLLGMDFIAQQKMRTQTEELHYKYSVCDESFHQSSALLQHQTIHIGEKPYISNVAEKGLELSPPHVSESSQMS